In Arachis hypogaea cultivar Tifrunner chromosome 17, arahy.Tifrunner.gnm2.J5K5, whole genome shotgun sequence, a single window of DNA contains:
- the LOC112763130 gene encoding uncharacterized protein, with translation MVVMVDNHNEPALEQVTGTGTVLFPSTVQWPHICFSSFVFGLLLSRSPSSSFGFTVAYSPSQLIITEYELDLDKIWCNGRLEFFLGDLIQNQQAPCDQVLLSRREHVFGTMSYVPRSVFLGSKHDIEIEYINNGGVLRVKVDGEVCLVVKRLAWKFRANEKIFIDGVEVDFYWDVLRWMVNNSNGGNGNKHLHGAFVFQVGNGAVWLEMVGPEKRLMRKSFTGSTTVGAPSVLPSLSPMSSSGLLQWAEESSDGGRSSCSSSTRSCGGNGGGFSLLVALCMKNRIKFEIWNFS, from the exons CCGGCACTGGAGCAGGTAACTGGCACCGGCACCGTGTTGTTTCCTTCAACCGTTCAATGGCCTCACATTTGTTTCTCTTCTTTTGTCTTTGGTCTTCTCCTTTCTCGTTCGCCGTCGTCATCGTTTGGTTTCACCGTCGCCTACTCGCCGTCACAG TTGATAATTACTGAATATGAACTTGATTT AGATAAAATATGGTGCAATGGAAGGCTTGAATTCTTTCTTGGTGATCTCATTCAGAATCAACAAGCACCCTGTGATCAGGTTCTGCTTTCCAGAAGAGAGCATGTGTTTGGAACAATGAGTTATGTGCCAAGGAGTGTGTTCTTGGGTTCTAAACATGATATAGAGATTGAGTACATCAATAATGGAGGGGTGTTAAGAGTGAAAGTGGACGGTGAAGTTTGCTTGGTTGTGAAGAGGCTTGCATGGAAGTTCAGAGCGAATGAGAAGATCTTCATTGATGGGGTAGAAGTTGATTTCTATTGGGATGTGCTGCGTTGGATGGTTAATAATAGCAATGGTGGAAATGGGAATAAACATCTCCATGGTGCATTTGTGTTTCAAGTTGGTAATGGTGCTGTATGGCTTGAAATGGTGGGTCCTGAGAAAAGATTGATGAGGAAGAGCTTCACCGGAAGCACTACGGTGGGGGCACCGTCGGTGCTGCCATCGCTGTCGCCGATGTCAAGTTCAGGATTGTTGCAGTGGGCAGAGGAGAGTAGTGATGGAGGGCGGAGCTCATGTTCTTCATCAACAAGGTCCTGTGGTGGTAATGGTGGTGGGTTCTCTTTGTTGGTTGCTCTATGCatgaagaatagaataaaatttgaaatttggaacTTTAGTTGA